A portion of the Chitinivorax sp. PXF-14 genome contains these proteins:
- a CDS encoding alpha-E domain-containing protein, which yields MLSRTAECLYWMARNMERAENTARLLDVSLQMSLLHGGGSAELMVPLDVTGQTESYRERYGEPMAEAVLRALAIDADNPASIFNCIRYARENARVVRGKITSEMWEQLNATWLEMREWARRDLDAATASALLDWVKERSHLFRGVTYGTILRNDAFHFSRLGTFIERADNTARILNVKFKQIKDSEPVSENILDYYQWAALLRSVSAFEAYRDIYRDRITPQRVAELLILRPDVPRSLRAAFDEISQILPNIEGNTGHPAKRLAAELKARLTYGHIDDIFAEGLQRYLDHFIADTTQLGFAIHRSYLEAA from the coding sequence ATGCTCAGTCGCACAGCCGAATGCCTGTACTGGATGGCGCGCAATATGGAGCGCGCCGAGAACACCGCGCGCCTGCTCGACGTGAGCCTGCAGATGTCGCTGCTGCATGGCGGCGGTAGCGCCGAGCTGATGGTGCCGCTCGATGTCACCGGGCAGACCGAGAGCTACCGCGAGCGCTATGGCGAGCCCATGGCAGAGGCCGTGCTGCGCGCGCTGGCGATCGATGCCGACAACCCGGCCAGCATCTTCAACTGCATCCGCTATGCGCGCGAAAACGCCCGAGTCGTGCGCGGCAAGATCACCTCGGAGATGTGGGAGCAGCTCAATGCGACCTGGCTCGAAATGCGCGAGTGGGCGCGGCGCGACCTCGACGCAGCCACCGCCTCGGCGCTGCTCGACTGGGTGAAGGAGCGCTCGCACCTGTTCCGTGGCGTCACCTACGGCACCATCCTGCGCAACGATGCCTTTCATTTCTCGCGGCTCGGCACCTTCATCGAGCGCGCCGACAACACCGCGCGCATCCTCAATGTGAAGTTCAAGCAGATCAAGGACAGCGAGCCGGTCAGCGAGAACATCCTCGACTACTACCAGTGGGCGGCGCTGTTACGCTCGGTGAGCGCCTTCGAGGCCTACCGCGACATCTACCGCGACCGCATCACGCCGCAGCGTGTCGCCGAACTCCTGATCCTGCGCCCTGACGTGCCACGCAGCCTGCGCGCGGCGTTCGACGAGATCTCGCAGATCCTGCCCAATATCGAGGGCAACACCGGCCACCCGGCCAAGCGTCTGGCGGCGGAACTGAAGGCGCGGCTTACCTACGGCCATATCGACGACATCTTCGCCGAGGGCCTGCAGCGCTACCTCGACCATTTCATCGCCGACACCACCCAGCTCGGCTTTGCCATTCATCGCAGTTATCTGGAAGCCGCCTGA
- a CDS encoding sulfurtransferase, with protein MQKQTLVSTDWLGQHLRDHDVIVVDVRHNLADHEAGQRTYGFSHILGAHFVSVERELSGPRTGHNGRHPLPTMAGINKLLRRLGVTTDKIIVAYDDAGGMFAARMWWMMRWIGLYNCAVLDGGWQKWLAEHRQVSRELPHVPESDIHCFVQDKLRVDADYLLQHLGDRAAMQIVDARAPDRFRGENETLDPVGGHIPGALNRFFQHNLTGTGVFKSPGELHQEWTTLLGPREPATVVAQCGSGITACHNLLAMEIAGLHGAKLYPGSWSEWCSDVSRPVETGE; from the coding sequence ATGCAAAAACAAACCTTGGTGTCCACTGACTGGCTCGGCCAGCATCTGCGCGACCACGACGTCATCGTTGTCGACGTGCGCCACAACCTCGCCGACCACGAGGCCGGCCAGCGCACCTATGGCTTCTCGCACATCCTCGGCGCCCACTTCGTCAGCGTCGAGCGCGAGCTGTCCGGCCCCAGGACCGGCCACAACGGCCGCCACCCGCTGCCCACCATGGCCGGTATCAACAAGCTGCTGCGCCGGCTCGGCGTCACCACCGACAAGATCATCGTCGCCTACGACGACGCCGGCGGCATGTTCGCCGCGCGCATGTGGTGGATGATGCGCTGGATCGGCCTCTACAACTGCGCCGTGCTCGACGGCGGCTGGCAGAAATGGCTGGCCGAACACCGTCAGGTCAGCCGCGAGCTGCCGCATGTGCCCGAATCCGACATCCACTGCTTCGTGCAGGACAAGCTGCGCGTCGATGCCGACTACCTGCTGCAACACCTGGGTGACCGCGCCGCCATGCAGATCGTCGACGCCCGCGCCCCGGACCGCTTCCGCGGCGAAAACGAAACGCTCGACCCGGTCGGCGGCCATATCCCCGGCGCCCTCAACCGCTTCTTCCAGCACAACCTGACCGGCACCGGCGTCTTCAAATCCCCCGGCGAACTGCACCAGGAATGGACAACCCTGCTCGGCCCGCGCGAACCCGCCACGGTGGTCGCGCAATGCGGCTCGGGCATCACCGCCTGCCACAACCTGCTGGCCATGGAAATCGCCGGCCTGCACGGCGCCAAACTCTACCCAGGCTCGTGGAGCGAATGGTGCAGCGACGTGTCGCGGCCGGTGGAGACGGGGGAGTAG
- a CDS encoding peptidase, translating into MTYCVAMRLETGMLFASDSRTNAGVDHVSTFRKMQTFEREGERQLVLLSAGNLATTQSVVSLLRQRAKAEPDGHNLYTVASMYDAACLVGETLREIGQRDGPALSQSNIDFGCSFLLGGQIAGEHQRLFNLYPQGNFIEATIDTPYFQIGEAKYGKPIIDRVISYQTALPEAAKCALISFDSTMKSNLSVGLPIDMLLYRADSLGAGLKRRVEEDDAYFQQIRRGWGECLRAAFASLPTADWGWDQG; encoded by the coding sequence ATGACCTACTGTGTTGCGATGCGCCTGGAGACAGGCATGCTGTTCGCGTCCGACTCCCGCACCAATGCGGGGGTCGATCATGTCTCGACCTTTCGCAAGATGCAGACCTTCGAGCGCGAAGGCGAACGCCAGCTCGTCCTGCTGTCCGCCGGCAACCTCGCCACCACGCAGAGCGTGGTCAGCCTGCTGCGCCAGCGCGCCAAGGCCGAGCCGGACGGCCACAACCTCTACACCGTCGCCTCGATGTACGACGCGGCCTGCCTCGTCGGCGAGACCCTGCGCGAGATCGGCCAGCGCGACGGCCCGGCGCTGTCGCAGTCGAATATCGACTTCGGCTGCTCGTTTCTGCTCGGCGGGCAGATTGCGGGCGAGCACCAGCGGCTGTTCAACCTCTACCCGCAGGGCAATTTCATCGAGGCCACGATCGACACGCCCTATTTCCAGATCGGCGAGGCCAAGTACGGCAAGCCGATCATCGACCGCGTGATCTCCTACCAGACCGCGCTGCCCGAAGCCGCCAAGTGCGCGCTGATCAGCTTCGATTCGACGATGAAGAGCAATCTGTCGGTCGGCCTGCCGATCGACATGCTGCTATACCGCGCCGACAGCCTCGGCGCAGGCCTCAAACGCCGTGTCGAGGAAGACGACGCCTACTTCCAGCAGATCCGCCGCGGCTGGGGCGAGTGCCTGCGCGCGGCGTTCGCCTCGCTGCCGACGGCCGACTGGGGCTGGGACCAGGGATAG
- a CDS encoding DUF808 domain-containing protein, whose protein sequence is MAGSSLLVLLDDIAAILDDVAVMSKVAAKKTAGVLGDDLALNAQQVAGVNAERELPVVWAVGVGSLRNKVILVPTALMISAFVPWLVTPLLMLGGAYLCFEGFEKLAHKFLHSAAEDDAHHDEHAQALANPAMDMVAYEKEKIQGAVRTDFILSAEIIVIALGTVANAPFAQQVAVLCAVAVLMTLGVYGLVAGIVKLDDLGLYLSRKRGAAGGLLRGIGTLLLHAAPLLMKALAVAGTVAMFLVGGGILTHGIPAAHEPMHHVETAVAAIPVVGGTLGAITPALLNGLAGIVAGALVLVGVTLTGRLAKAWRR, encoded by the coding sequence ATGGCCGGTAGCAGCCTGCTCGTTCTGCTCGACGATATCGCCGCCATCCTCGACGACGTGGCGGTGATGAGCAAGGTGGCCGCGAAGAAGACCGCCGGCGTGCTCGGCGACGACCTCGCGCTCAACGCGCAACAGGTGGCCGGCGTCAACGCAGAGCGCGAGCTGCCGGTGGTGTGGGCGGTCGGCGTCGGCTCGCTGCGCAACAAGGTCATCCTCGTGCCGACCGCGCTGATGATCAGCGCCTTCGTGCCGTGGCTGGTGACGCCGCTGCTGATGCTGGGTGGCGCCTACCTGTGCTTCGAGGGCTTCGAAAAGCTCGCGCACAAGTTCCTGCACAGCGCGGCGGAGGACGATGCGCACCATGACGAGCATGCGCAGGCGCTGGCCAACCCGGCCATGGACATGGTCGCCTACGAGAAGGAGAAGATACAGGGCGCGGTGCGCACCGATTTCATCCTCTCGGCCGAAATCATCGTGATCGCCCTCGGCACGGTCGCCAACGCGCCGTTCGCGCAGCAGGTGGCGGTGTTGTGCGCCGTGGCGGTGCTGATGACGCTGGGCGTCTACGGCCTGGTGGCCGGTATCGTCAAGCTCGACGACCTCGGGCTCTACCTGAGCCGCAAGCGCGGCGCGGCCGGCGGCCTGCTGCGCGGCATCGGCACGCTGCTGCTGCACGCGGCGCCGCTGTTGATGAAGGCGCTGGCCGTGGCGGGCACGGTGGCGATGTTCCTGGTCGGCGGCGGCATCCTCACCCACGGCATCCCGGCCGCGCACGAGCCGATGCACCACGTCGAAACTGCCGTAGCGGCCATCCCCGTTGTCGGCGGTACGCTGGGCGCCATCACGCCGGCCTTGCTCAACGGCCTGGCCGGCATCGTCGCGGGCGCGCTGGTGCTGGTTGGCGTGACCCTCACGGGCCGTCTGGCCAAGGCCTGGCGGCGCTGA
- a CDS encoding MBL fold metallo-hydrolase has protein sequence MAIELYNDGEHICLMFEDLVDDTAGAVQANQFLIVTGGEGALIDPAGNMTYSSLLMAMSRYFPARELKYILASHQDPDIVASLNKWMVSSNCKLVVSKLWGRFVPHFCSAGNLDGRIIPVPDEGMNIMLGGTRIKAVPAHFLHAEGNFHFYDERSKILFSGDLGASLVHHEAVARPITTAAEVREHIACMEGFHRRYMVSNKACRLWAAMACEMDIAWLVPQHGRSFKGREAIGAFIDWIERLECGIDLFTGQHYCVPA, from the coding sequence ATGGCGATAGAGCTATACAACGATGGCGAGCACATCTGCCTGATGTTCGAAGACCTGGTGGACGATACCGCGGGCGCCGTGCAGGCCAACCAGTTCCTCATCGTCACCGGCGGCGAGGGCGCCTTGATCGACCCCGCCGGCAACATGACCTATTCCTCGCTGCTGATGGCGATGAGCCGCTATTTCCCGGCGCGCGAGCTGAAGTACATCCTGGCCTCGCACCAGGACCCGGACATCGTCGCCTCGCTCAACAAGTGGATGGTGTCGTCCAACTGCAAGCTGGTCGTCTCCAAGCTGTGGGGGCGTTTCGTGCCGCATTTCTGCTCGGCGGGCAATCTCGACGGGCGCATCATCCCGGTGCCGGACGAGGGCATGAACATCATGCTCGGCGGGACCCGCATCAAGGCCGTGCCCGCACACTTCCTGCATGCCGAGGGCAATTTCCATTTCTATGACGAGCGCTCGAAGATCCTGTTCTCGGGCGATCTCGGCGCCTCGCTCGTGCATCACGAGGCGGTGGCCAGGCCCATCACCACGGCGGCCGAGGTGCGCGAGCACATCGCCTGCATGGAGGGCTTCCACCGCCGCTACATGGTGTCGAACAAGGCCTGCCGGCTATGGGCGGCGATGGCGTGCGAGATGGACATCGCCTGGTTGGTGCCGCAGCATGGCCGCAGCTTCAAGGGGCGCGAGGCGATCGGCGCCTTCATCGACTGGATCGAGCGGCTCGAATGCGGCATCGACCTGTTCACCGGGCAACACTACTGTGTGCCGGCCTGA
- a CDS encoding YdiU family protein: MPRTLQQLDYTNRFARLPGRFHSAQQPTPLPSPYLVAFNPDAAALLGLAPEAADDPVSQQVMTGNQVLPGHEPLSALYAGHQFGVYVPQLGDGRAILLGEARNERGEHWELQLKGAGETPYSRMGDGRAVLRSSIREYLCSEAMHGLGIPTTRALSIMGSDYPVYRETAETAAVVLRMSPSFIRFGSFEVFFYRNQHDAIRELADFVIDHYYPACRDAARPYQALLDQVIARTASLMADWQAVGFCHGVMNTDNMSVLGLTLDYGPFGFLDAFDPGHVCNHSDHSGRYAFDQQPNIALWNLHCFAQALIPLLDMDATIEALKRFQPLFEAAYGQRLRAKLGFAAQGDKDEELIVKLFGRLYQGQVDYTVFFRRLAGFIPGELNAPLRDLFIERETFDDWAADYAARLAQESRDPRERQAAMLRANPKYILRNHLAETAIRQAIERDYSEIERLRTLLAAPFDEQPGMDRYAALPPEWAQQISVSCSS; encoded by the coding sequence ATGCCTCGTACCCTGCAGCAACTCGACTATACCAACCGTTTCGCGCGCCTGCCCGGCAGATTCCATTCGGCCCAGCAGCCGACGCCGCTGCCTTCGCCCTATCTCGTCGCCTTCAACCCCGATGCGGCCGCGCTGCTGGGGCTGGCGCCGGAGGCGGCGGACGACCCGGTGAGCCAGCAGGTGATGACCGGCAACCAGGTGCTGCCGGGCCACGAGCCGCTGTCCGCGCTGTATGCGGGGCACCAGTTCGGCGTCTACGTGCCGCAGCTCGGAGATGGCCGCGCGATCCTGCTCGGCGAGGCGCGCAACGAGCGGGGCGAGCACTGGGAGCTGCAGCTCAAGGGCGCCGGCGAGACGCCGTATTCGCGCATGGGCGATGGCCGCGCGGTGCTGCGCTCGTCGATCCGCGAATACCTGTGTTCGGAGGCGATGCACGGCCTCGGCATCCCGACCACGCGCGCGCTCAGCATCATGGGCTCGGATTATCCGGTCTACCGCGAGACGGCCGAGACGGCGGCAGTGGTGTTGCGCATGAGCCCGAGCTTCATCCGTTTCGGCAGCTTCGAGGTGTTCTTTTACCGCAATCAGCACGATGCGATCCGTGAGCTGGCCGATTTCGTCATCGACCACTATTACCCGGCCTGCCGCGACGCGGCTAGGCCCTACCAGGCACTGCTGGATCAGGTGATCGCCCGCACCGCCAGCCTGATGGCCGACTGGCAGGCCGTCGGCTTCTGCCACGGGGTGATGAATACCGACAATATGTCGGTGCTGGGGCTGACGCTCGACTACGGCCCGTTCGGCTTTCTCGATGCCTTCGACCCGGGCCATGTCTGCAACCACTCGGACCACTCGGGGCGCTACGCCTTCGACCAGCAGCCGAACATCGCGCTGTGGAACCTGCACTGCTTCGCCCAGGCGCTGATCCCGCTGCTCGACATGGATGCCACCATCGAGGCGCTCAAGCGCTTCCAGCCCTTGTTCGAGGCGGCTTATGGGCAGCGGCTGCGGGCCAAGCTGGGGTTCGCGGCGCAAGGCGATAAGGACGAGGAGCTGATCGTGAAGCTGTTCGGGCGGCTGTACCAGGGGCAGGTCGATTACACCGTATTCTTCCGCCGCCTGGCGGGCTTCATTCCGGGCGAGCTGAACGCGCCGCTGCGCGACCTGTTCATCGAGCGCGAGACCTTCGACGACTGGGCCGCCGACTACGCCGCGCGGCTCGCCCAGGAGAGCCGTGATCCGCGCGAACGCCAGGCGGCGATGCTGCGCGCGAACCCCAAGTACATCCTGCGCAACCATCTGGCCGAGACGGCGATCCGTCAGGCCATCGAGCGCGATTACAGCGAGATCGAGCGGCTGCGCACGCTGCTGGCCGCGCCTTTCGACGAGCAGCCGGGGATGGATCGCTACGCCGCGCTACCGCCGGAGTGGGCACAGCAGATCAGCGTCAGCTGTTCGTCCTAG
- a CDS encoding transglutaminase N-terminal domain-containing protein — protein MRLSISHETIYRYDAPVRHSTQYLRLTPHSSLRQRVLDWELELPVPAFKSVDPYGNILHVLTLDFPHQEISIKAHGVVETDDLGPEPEDKLPPLFFLRHTELTAPDEPLKAFADGYRDEAHIEFALTRLMLAIREHMPFTPGETTVQTSAAEAFARGQGVCQDHTHVFLSCSRHLGVPARYVSGYIYSPGHVARHVASHAWAEAWINGRWHSFDIANGTPANDNHLKLAIGMDYLDACPIRGVRNGGGAEEMDASAWVWLDDQ, from the coding sequence ATGCGACTCTCGATCAGCCACGAAACCATCTACCGCTACGATGCCCCGGTGCGCCACAGCACCCAGTACCTGCGCCTGACGCCGCACAGCAGCCTGCGCCAGCGCGTGCTCGACTGGGAGCTCGAGCTGCCGGTGCCGGCGTTCAAGAGCGTCGACCCTTACGGCAACATCCTGCACGTGCTGACGCTCGATTTCCCGCACCAGGAAATCAGCATCAAGGCGCATGGCGTGGTCGAGACCGACGACCTGGGGCCGGAGCCCGAAGACAAGCTGCCGCCGCTGTTCTTCCTGCGCCACACCGAGCTCACGGCGCCGGACGAGCCCTTGAAGGCCTTCGCCGATGGCTATCGCGACGAGGCACATATCGAGTTCGCACTGACCAGGCTGATGCTCGCCATCCGCGAGCACATGCCGTTCACGCCCGGCGAAACCACGGTGCAGACCTCGGCCGCCGAAGCCTTCGCGCGCGGCCAAGGCGTATGCCAGGACCACACCCACGTATTCCTGTCGTGCAGCCGCCATCTCGGCGTGCCGGCGCGCTATGTCAGCGGCTACATCTACTCGCCGGGCCATGTGGCGCGCCACGTGGCGAGCCACGCCTGGGCCGAGGCGTGGATCAACGGCCGCTGGCACAGCTTCGACATCGCCAACGGCACACCGGCCAACGACAATCATCTGAAGCTCGCCATCGGCATGGACTACCTCGACGCCTGCCCGATCCGCGGCGTGCGCAACGGCGGCGGCGCGGAAGAGATGGATGCCTCGGCCTGGGTATGGCTCGACGATCAATGA
- a CDS encoding DUF3592 domain-containing protein has product MRQVVYALLAIIAGLIMLSSYIGQDRENRLIRRYGVAAVAQPITRYTERRHRGYTTYSVELRFVTRSEREMVVPHGVSKRIIDRFVAGQRVTLHYLPSDPSKVLVDGDDGSEGDWLLPLLGVAALIYGGYGLYSKYREAMGTA; this is encoded by the coding sequence ATGCGCCAAGTCGTGTACGCCCTGCTGGCGATCATCGCCGGGTTGATCATGCTGAGCAGCTATATCGGCCAAGACCGCGAGAATCGCCTGATCCGGCGCTACGGCGTGGCGGCCGTCGCGCAGCCCATTACCCGCTACACCGAGCGGCGGCATCGGGGCTACACCACCTATTCCGTCGAACTGCGCTTCGTGACGCGCTCCGAACGCGAGATGGTCGTGCCGCATGGCGTATCGAAGCGGATCATCGACAGGTTTGTGGCCGGGCAGCGCGTGACCCTGCATTACCTGCCGAGCGACCCGAGCAAGGTGCTGGTCGATGGCGACGACGGCAGCGAGGGCGACTGGCTGCTGCCGCTGCTCGGCGTGGCGGCGCTGATCTATGGCGGCTACGGGCTGTATTCGAAATACCGCGAGGCGATGGGCACCGCCTGA
- a CDS encoding cation:proton antiporter: MPGRRARLPRPLLAAATLFPALAHAGDAPAAEHFLWIAVLLVLAKLSTLIERAGQPAVLGELLMGVLLGNLTLLGVPLFEGVRHDAIIAFLAELGVVILLFQIGLESDLDTMKSVGWRAFWVACVGVAAPFALGTLLVGPWLMPGLPGNAYLFLGAALTATSVGITGRVFQDLGKLHLKEAQIVLGAAVIDDVIGLVILAVVSAVARTGSVGVGDIVWISGKAILFLAAAIVIGRVSAGPLSRALSRIHTGTGMKFTLLIAFCLVFAYAANRIGLAPIVGAFAAGLVLDQVQFAKFAPPPVVSEVRAAIGEADPGTRRAVEAALERCTRHRLQDLMAPLGYFLVPLFFLYTGMQVRLATLFDPAVLGIALAIAAVAFAGKLVSGLAAGPVDKWLVGWGMAPRGEVGLIFAVVGKQVGVVSELMFSVIVVVVILTTLLTPPILTALLRRRQG; the protein is encoded by the coding sequence ATGCCCGGCCGCCGCGCCAGACTGCCCCGCCCCCTGCTCGCCGCCGCGACGCTGTTCCCGGCCCTGGCCCATGCCGGTGATGCCCCGGCCGCCGAACATTTCCTGTGGATCGCCGTGCTGCTGGTGTTGGCCAAGCTATCCACGCTGATCGAGCGCGCGGGCCAGCCGGCAGTGCTCGGCGAGCTGCTGATGGGGGTACTGCTGGGCAACCTGACGCTGCTTGGCGTGCCGCTGTTCGAGGGTGTCAGGCACGATGCGATCATCGCCTTTCTGGCCGAGCTCGGCGTCGTCATCCTGCTGTTCCAGATCGGCCTCGAATCCGATCTCGATACGATGAAGAGCGTGGGCTGGCGCGCCTTCTGGGTGGCCTGCGTGGGTGTCGCAGCGCCGTTCGCACTGGGTACGCTGCTGGTCGGCCCGTGGCTGATGCCGGGCCTGCCCGGCAACGCCTACCTGTTCCTCGGTGCGGCGCTGACGGCCACCTCGGTCGGCATCACCGGGCGTGTGTTTCAGGACCTCGGCAAGCTCCATCTGAAGGAGGCGCAGATCGTGCTGGGCGCGGCCGTCATCGACGACGTGATCGGCCTGGTGATCCTGGCGGTGGTGTCGGCCGTGGCCCGCACCGGCTCGGTCGGCGTGGGCGACATCGTGTGGATCAGCGGCAAGGCAATCCTGTTCCTCGCCGCCGCCATCGTCATCGGCCGCGTCAGTGCCGGCCCGCTGTCGCGTGCCCTGTCGCGCATCCATACCGGCACGGGGATGAAATTCACGCTGCTGATCGCGTTCTGCCTGGTGTTCGCCTACGCCGCCAACCGCATCGGGCTCGCGCCCATCGTCGGCGCCTTCGCGGCCGGCCTGGTGCTCGATCAGGTGCAGTTCGCAAAATTCGCACCGCCGCCGGTGGTCAGCGAGGTGCGGGCCGCCATCGGCGAGGCCGACCCGGGCACGCGGCGGGCCGTCGAAGCCGCGCTCGAACGCTGCACGCGCCATCGGCTGCAGGACCTGATGGCGCCGCTCGGTTATTTCCTGGTGCCGCTGTTCTTCCTCTACACCGGCATGCAGGTGAGGCTCGCCACGCTGTTCGACCCGGCAGTGCTCGGCATCGCGCTCGCCATCGCCGCCGTGGCCTTTGCGGGCAAGCTGGTGTCGGGGCTCGCCGCGGGCCCGGTGGACAAATGGCTGGTCGGCTGGGGCATGGCGCCGCGCGGCGAGGTCGGCCTGATCTTCGCCGTCGTCGGCAAGCAGGTCGGCGTGGTCAGCGAGCTGATGTTCTCGGTGATCGTGGTGGTGGTGATCCTCACCACGCTGCTGACGCCGCCGATCCTCACCGCATTGCTGCGGCGCAGGCAGGGCTGA
- a CDS encoding circularly permuted type 2 ATP-grasp protein, translating to MLLDGIPRPAYRAFNDWLQPQPLDWLRQKQAEADTLFRRVGITFAVYGDESGAERLIPFDTIPRVISAAEWQTLETGCIQRVTALNRFLHDIYHEQHILRAGVVPAAQILTNTGYQIAMQGLDLPHQVYSHIAGVDVIRHHDGGFYVLEDNLRTPSGVSYMLENRKMMMRLFPELFARHRVAPVEHYPNLLLETLRAVAPPEVGNPTVVVLTPGQYNSAYFEHAFLASQMGVELVEGQDLFVKDGLVHMRTTAGPQRVDVIYRRLDDAYLDPLEFNPNSMLGVPGLMSVYRQGRVAVCNAVGTGVADDKSIYPYVPDMIRFYLDEEPILHSVPTWQLRKPDDLAYVLAHLPELVVKEVHGAGGYGMLVGPAASRAEIEAYRARVLADPSNFIAQPTLSLSTCPTFVEAGIAPRHIDLRPFVLSGRKVQLVAGGLTRVALKEGSLVVNSSQGGGTKDTWILED from the coding sequence ATGCTGCTGGACGGCATCCCCCGCCCCGCCTACCGGGCGTTCAACGACTGGCTGCAACCGCAGCCGCTTGACTGGTTGCGGCAAAAGCAGGCCGAGGCCGACACGCTGTTCCGCCGCGTCGGCATCACCTTTGCCGTGTATGGCGACGAGAGCGGCGCCGAGCGGCTGATCCCGTTCGATACCATTCCGCGCGTGATCTCGGCGGCCGAGTGGCAGACGCTCGAGACCGGCTGCATCCAGCGCGTGACGGCGCTCAACCGCTTCCTGCACGACATCTACCACGAGCAGCACATCCTCAGGGCGGGCGTGGTGCCGGCGGCGCAGATCCTGACCAACACGGGCTACCAGATCGCGATGCAGGGGCTCGACCTGCCTCACCAGGTCTATTCGCACATCGCCGGGGTCGACGTGATCCGCCACCACGACGGCGGCTTCTATGTGCTCGAGGACAATCTGCGCACGCCGTCCGGCGTCAGTTACATGCTGGAAAACCGCAAGATGATGATGCGGCTGTTCCCCGAGCTGTTTGCCCGGCACCGTGTGGCGCCGGTCGAGCACTACCCCAACCTGCTGCTGGAGACGCTGCGCGCGGTGGCGCCGCCCGAGGTCGGCAACCCGACGGTAGTGGTGCTCACGCCGGGGCAGTACAACAGCGCGTATTTCGAGCATGCCTTCCTGGCGAGCCAGATGGGCGTGGAGCTGGTCGAGGGGCAGGACCTGTTCGTCAAGGATGGCCTGGTGCACATGCGCACCACAGCGGGGCCGCAGCGCGTCGACGTGATCTACCGCCGGCTCGACGATGCCTATCTCGACCCACTCGAATTCAATCCGAACTCGATGCTGGGCGTGCCGGGGCTGATGTCGGTCTACCGCCAGGGGCGGGTCGCCGTGTGCAATGCGGTGGGCACCGGCGTGGCCGACGACAAGTCGATCTACCCCTATGTGCCGGACATGATCCGCTTCTATCTCGATGAGGAGCCCATCCTCCACAGCGTGCCGACCTGGCAGCTCAGGAAGCCCGACGATCTCGCATACGTGCTCGCACATTTGCCCGAACTGGTGGTGAAGGAAGTCCACGGTGCCGGAGGCTACGGCATGCTTGTCGGGCCGGCCGCGAGCCGGGCCGAGATCGAGGCCTATCGCGCACGCGTTTTGGCAGATCCATCGAACTTCATCGCACAACCGACGCTCTCTTTATCCACCTGCCCGACGTTCGTCGAGGCCGGCATCGCCCCGCGCCACATCGACCTGCGGCCTTTCGTGCTGTCTGGGCGCAAGGTGCAGCTGGTCGCCGGCGGCCTGACCCGCGTGGCGCTGAAGGAGGGCTCGCTGGTGGTCAATTCGTCGCAGGGTGGTGGCACCAAGGACACCTGGATTCTGGAGGATTAA